From a single Fulvivirga ulvae genomic region:
- a CDS encoding acyl-CoA thioesterase — MARIKLNFPDKVLFTTELSIRVNDLNYGGHVGNDSILTLMHEARFRFLRSMGYKDELTLDNHVGIIVSDVAIVYKSESFFGDSLTIEVATDDFSKYGFDMYYGIKNKQTGRQVAVGKTGIVCMDYKQRKIATIPEALLNALQA; from the coding sequence ATGGCAAGGATCAAACTTAACTTTCCTGATAAGGTGCTGTTCACAACGGAACTTTCCATCAGGGTAAATGACTTAAACTATGGCGGACATGTAGGCAATGACAGTATCCTGACTCTGATGCATGAAGCACGGTTCCGTTTTTTGAGATCGATGGGTTATAAAGATGAGCTTACTCTGGATAACCATGTTGGGATAATTGTAAGCGATGTAGCCATAGTTTATAAGTCAGAGTCATTTTTTGGAGATAGCTTAACTATTGAAGTCGCTACTGACGACTTTAGCAAATATGGCTTCGATATGTATTACGGTATTAAAAATAAACAAACAGGTAGACAAGTGGCCGTAGGAAAAACCGGGATAGTTTGCATGGACTACAAGCAACGGAAAATAGCAACCATTCCAGAGGCATTGCTAAACGCCCTGCAGGCATGA
- the rlmN gene encoding 23S rRNA (adenine(2503)-C(2))-methyltransferase RlmN: MIEQAEKRDIRQLSLEQLTEYFVQIGDKAFRARQVYEWLWKKSAKDFDQMTNISLSTREKLKSEFTINHIAVDQMQRSGDGTIKNAVKLYDGMIVESVLIPTEKRITACISSQVGCSLDCNFCATARLKRMRNLNADEIYDQVVAIKDQSEQFFNRPLTNIVFMGMGEPLLNYANVIESIEKITKPEGLGMSPRRITLSTVGIPKMIKKLADDEVKFNLAVSLHSAINDTRSAVMPINEKSPLEELGDALKYWYYKTKSKVTYEYVVWRGINDKEKDVDALVKFCKIIPSKVNLIEYNPIDDGEFQQASEDALNLYVSKLEAAGIVAKVRRSRGKDIDAACGQLANKS, from the coding sequence ATGATAGAGCAAGCGGAGAAAAGAGATATTCGGCAACTTAGCCTGGAACAGCTAACGGAATACTTCGTACAAATCGGAGATAAAGCTTTCAGAGCCAGACAGGTATACGAGTGGCTATGGAAAAAGTCTGCCAAAGATTTTGATCAGATGACCAATATATCGCTGTCGACCAGAGAGAAATTAAAATCAGAATTTACGATCAACCATATTGCGGTTGACCAGATGCAGCGCAGTGGCGATGGTACCATCAAAAATGCCGTAAAGCTTTACGATGGCATGATCGTAGAGTCAGTATTGATCCCTACAGAAAAGAGGATTACTGCTTGTATTTCATCACAGGTAGGTTGCAGCCTCGACTGTAATTTCTGCGCAACCGCAAGGCTAAAACGCATGCGTAACCTGAATGCCGACGAAATATACGATCAGGTAGTAGCAATCAAAGACCAAAGCGAACAGTTTTTCAACAGACCGCTGACCAATATTGTGTTTATGGGCATGGGCGAGCCGCTTTTGAACTATGCCAACGTCATCGAATCCATCGAAAAGATCACCAAACCAGAAGGACTGGGAATGTCCCCCAGACGGATAACTTTATCCACCGTGGGCATACCTAAAATGATCAAAAAACTCGCTGATGATGAGGTAAAGTTCAATCTTGCCGTCTCCCTGCACTCTGCAATCAATGATACACGCTCAGCAGTAATGCCTATCAATGAAAAAAGTCCACTTGAAGAGCTTGGTGATGCACTCAAATACTGGTACTACAAAACCAAAAGCAAGGTGACTTATGAGTATGTAGTATGGAGAGGTATCAACGACAAGGAAAAAGATGTGGATGCGCTTGTAAAGTTCTGCAAGATTATCCCTTCTAAAGTAAACCTGATCGAATACAACCCCATCGACGATGGTGAATTTCAGCAAGCCTCAGAAGATGCGCTAAACTTATACGTAAGCAAGCTTGAAGCCGCCGGCATTGTAGCCAAAGTCAGAAGAAGTCGTGGTAAGGACATCGACGCAGCCTGCGGACAATTGGCTAATAAGAGTTAA
- a CDS encoding DUF456 domain-containing protein, whose product MDVIFIIIGAILMLMGIIGSILPVLPGPPLSLVGLLFLQFQQEPPFTTNFLLFWTTITIGVVLIDYFIPAYGTKHFGGSKYGVWGTFIGLVVGLFFAPFGIILGPLLGALIGELIAGKNSKQAFKAAVGSFVGFLLGTLLKLCACLMMTYYFVDALL is encoded by the coding sequence ATGGATGTGATTTTTATTATTATAGGAGCAATACTCATGCTGATGGGGATCATTGGCTCAATACTGCCGGTGCTCCCCGGGCCGCCATTAAGCCTGGTAGGCCTGCTTTTTCTTCAATTTCAGCAAGAACCACCCTTTACCACTAATTTTCTTTTATTCTGGACTACCATCACCATTGGCGTAGTGCTGATCGATTATTTTATTCCTGCCTATGGCACCAAGCATTTTGGTGGAAGTAAGTATGGTGTTTGGGGAACATTCATAGGTTTGGTCGTGGGGTTGTTCTTTGCTCCGTTTGGCATTATACTGGGACCCCTTCTGGGAGCACTAATCGGTGAGCTTATAGCAGGTAAAAATTCTAAACAGGCATTTAAGGCAGCCGTGGGCTCGTTTGTGGGATTTCTGTTAGGGACACTTCTGAAGCTTTGCGCCTGCCTGATGATGACCTATTATTTTGTCGATGCACTTTTATAA
- a CDS encoding MarC family protein has translation MFNFKDIFSVTLILFSVIDILGSVPFVINLRKKEGKIHSGRATIISGMLMIAFLFLGQSILKLFGLDIGSFAVAGAIIMFVLAMEMILGITLFRDEGGSNGAGSIVPLAFPLIAGAGTLTTILSIRAVYETPNILVGIVINLIFVFIVLKSTNWLEKKLGKSGFAILRRVFGIILLAIAVKIFKENILI, from the coding sequence ATGTTTAATTTCAAGGACATCTTCTCCGTTACACTCATTCTTTTCTCTGTCATAGACATCCTGGGATCAGTGCCTTTTGTGATTAACCTTCGCAAAAAGGAAGGCAAAATACACTCAGGCAGAGCCACAATAATCTCAGGGATGTTGATGATAGCTTTCCTATTCCTGGGACAGTCCATCCTAAAGCTATTCGGACTTGATATAGGTTCTTTCGCAGTAGCCGGTGCTATTATCATGTTTGTACTGGCTATGGAAATGATACTCGGCATCACTCTGTTTCGCGATGAGGGTGGTAGCAATGGCGCAGGATCGATCGTACCCCTTGCTTTTCCGCTTATTGCTGGCGCAGGTACGCTTACTACCATTCTCTCTATCAGGGCGGTATACGAAACACCTAATATACTGGTAGGAATCGTTATCAATCTCATTTTTGTTTTTATAGTGTTGAAATCGACCAACTGGCTGGAAAAAAAGCTGGGGAAATCAGGTTTCGCCATCTTAAGGCGCGTATTTGGTATAATATTATTGGCTATAGCTGTTAAAATTTTCAAAGAAAACATACTTATTTAA
- a CDS encoding rhomboid family intramembrane serine protease produces MNGGGFLSDFKNAFSRPNSAHTQLIIINVVVFLFLAVLNVFSSILDFEGVFAFVYNQFSIPPVFSEFITRPWTIITYSFSHSLSGIFHILFNMLVFYWFARLIIEYLGSDKVISLYVLGALAGGVAYLLVYNLVPFYANQAHMLSGMVGASAAVYAVVVAAATLIPNYTFFLLFLGPVRIKYIAAFYIVLSFLGSVGTNAGGNIAHLGGALIGYIFIKQLQKGNDWGAWVLAVIRFFKSFFVRQPNIKVSYKKGPSSKSKSGSSSSRQSSSKASQDEIDEILDKISERGYESLTKEEKQKLFNASKK; encoded by the coding sequence ATGAATGGTGGTGGATTTTTAAGCGATTTTAAGAATGCCTTTAGCAGGCCAAACAGTGCTCATACGCAACTGATTATCATCAATGTGGTAGTTTTTCTGTTTTTGGCGGTACTTAATGTATTCTCCTCGATACTGGATTTTGAAGGGGTATTTGCTTTCGTATACAATCAATTTAGCATACCACCTGTTTTTTCAGAGTTTATAACCAGGCCCTGGACAATCATTACTTATTCTTTTTCGCACAGTTTAAGCGGCATATTTCACATCTTGTTTAATATGCTGGTATTCTACTGGTTTGCGAGGCTGATCATAGAGTATCTTGGGAGTGACAAAGTAATAAGTTTGTATGTATTGGGGGCGCTGGCTGGTGGTGTGGCCTACCTGCTTGTATATAATCTGGTGCCTTTCTATGCCAATCAGGCGCATATGTTGAGTGGTATGGTAGGGGCGTCAGCAGCAGTATATGCGGTGGTGGTTGCAGCCGCTACATTAATACCCAACTACACGTTTTTCCTGTTGTTTCTTGGACCGGTCAGGATAAAGTATATTGCAGCATTCTATATTGTATTGTCGTTTTTGGGTTCGGTAGGCACTAATGCAGGAGGTAATATTGCTCACCTTGGAGGCGCGCTGATAGGATATATATTTATCAAGCAATTACAAAAAGGTAATGACTGGGGTGCATGGGTGCTTGCTGTTATCAGGTTTTTCAAGAGCTTTTTTGTAAGACAACCCAATATAAAAGTCAGCTACAAAAAGGGGCCATCTTCCAAGTCAAAGTCAGGCTCTTCATCATCGCGCCAGTCATCATCAAAGGCATCGCAGGATGAAATAGATGAAATACTCGACAAGATATCTGAACGGGGATATGAAAGCTTAACCAAGGAGGAAAAGCAGAAGCTTTTTAACGCCAGTAAGAAATAG
- the rnhA gene encoding ribonuclease HI, with amino-acid sequence MITIYTDGAAKGNPGPGGYGTVLMARVDGKAYRKELSEGFRNTTNNRMELLAVIKGLEALKKAGTPVTIYSDSKYVVDAVEKGWIWGWQKKGFKNKANVDLWQRFIPLYKKHKVKFIWVKGHAGNIENERCDELAVSAAEGANLKVDTGYENQ; translated from the coding sequence ATGATCACCATCTACACAGACGGTGCTGCTAAAGGCAATCCCGGCCCGGGAGGCTATGGTACTGTGTTAATGGCCAGAGTCGATGGCAAAGCCTATCGCAAAGAGCTGTCAGAAGGATTTAGAAACACTACTAACAACAGAATGGAGCTATTGGCAGTGATCAAAGGGCTCGAAGCACTGAAAAAAGCGGGAACGCCGGTAACGATCTATTCTGACTCCAAATATGTAGTAGACGCCGTAGAAAAGGGCTGGATATGGGGATGGCAGAAGAAAGGGTTTAAAAACAAGGCCAATGTCGATCTCTGGCAGCGGTTCATTCCACTGTATAAAAAACACAAAGTAAAGTTTATCTGGGTAAAAGGCCATGCGGGCAACATCGAAAACGAAAGATGTGATGAGCTGGCTGTAAGTGCAGCTGAAGGCGCCAACCTTAAAGTCGATACCGGATACGAGAACCAGTAG